The Amycolatopsis umgeniensis DNA segment GTAGTCACCGCCCTTCAACGCCACCGCCTGCGGGAACGGATCCGCTGTCACCGTCCGCGTACCAGCCCATTCCTTGGTGTAGACGGATTCGGGACGGGGGCCCTGGCCGATGACCGGATCGAGGCCGGGCGGCTTGAACCCGTCGGGCGGGACCGGGAACGACGGGTTGTTCGCCCAGACCGCTTGGGTGAACTCGAACTGGTTGCCCAGCACCGAATTGAACGCCATGAACAGCAGGCCGACCCCGCCGCTCGGCCGGGCGGACGGCGGCAGGTCGGCGTTCGGGTCGTCGGCCCGTTCGCCGTAGGGCACCCCCCTCCGCGCCATCAGGTGCAGGCGCTCCTGCGGGGCCGGTTCGGCGCCGCCGCTGCCGCGCGGATTCGTCTTCCGGATGTGGGCCTGGAAGGGGCATTTCGCGCCGACGGCGTCACTTGCGTAGTCGAAGTTGTTCGGTACCGGGCTTTCCACTCCGTCTTGCCGTTGCGCGGTCAGCGGTGTGCCGTCCTCGAACCGGCCGACGATCATCGCGCCCGCGCGTTCCCGGTCTTCGCCGATGAGACCCAGTTGATCGGCCAAAGCCTCCTCGGCCTGCTTGAATCGCCGCACATTCTGTTCCAATTTGCGGAAAACGAAGTAGCTGCCGAAATGTACGGTGGGATCCGGGGCCGAGTGATCCGGGACGAGCACCTGATCCAGTGGCGCGCTCGGATCCCAGGTGGTGATCCCGTCGGTTCCGGCTTTCTCCGCGCGAATGTCTTCGATCAGGAAGAGCGGCTGGCTCCGGCCGTCGACGTAGCCGAAATGTTCGATCCCCTCGCCGTGGGTGTTCACCCGGCCGAGTCCGGTTTCCTCGGCGACGACGGAAATGGTCGACGGAATCAGCGAGAGGACGTCGTTCCGGCGCGCGGTCATCGGAGCGTCGGCGGCGTCGGCGACGATGACGACGGCGTGGATCTCGTCGTGGTATCCGCTGTCGAATGTGGAGCGAGGCGGGTCGCTCAGCTTCTCGCGAGTCTCCTGCGCGCGCATACCGCGGAGGAAGGAATCATCTTGCGGCGCATCGATTTTCAGGAACCGGTAGCCCGCCGCGGTCAGCCCGGTGCCGACGTAGGGCGACCCCTTCACGCCCTCGTCCTTGAAGCGTTCGACCTCGGTCAGATGGGCTTTCGCGGACTTCATCAGCGGGACAAGTGCCGCGAGGAACGTTTTCGCGCTCGCGGCCTCCGAAAAACGCAGGAAAAGTGCGGAGAAGTGATCGCGGGCGTGCGCTTTGAGGATGTTCGGCTGTAGTTCGTCGAGCATCTTCGCGGCCTCGCCGGTCGCGGTCTTCCATTCCAAGGGCACGCTCAAGTCGATGGTCATGGTCAAGGAATCCCCTCGTCGGAAACCCGCCTGGCGGCCCCGGCAGGTCTTGCCGGTCCCCACCGCCGTGCGGTCCTTACCCCTTGATACAACCGATACCGAAATCGCGCCGTCATCACCCGCAAGTACCCTCTTTCGGCGGTTTTATCACCCGAAAGGACCAATGTGTCGACTGCGCTCCGCATTGACGCAAAAAAGCACCTGCCCGTGGTGGTTCAACGTTGAACCACCACGAGCAGGTGCTTTGGTCGCGGACGCCTCTAGGTTAGGGGCCGGTCGGTGGGAGCGATCGGAGCGGGCAGGACGTCGCGTCCGGTGAGGAACGCGTCGACACCGGCCGCGGCGGAGCGGCCTTCGGCGATCGCCCACACGATGAGCGACTGGCCGCGGCCCATGTCGCCCGCCACGAACACGTTGTCGACACTGGTCTTGAACGCCTTGTCGCGGGCGACGTTGCCGCGCTGGTCGAGCTCGACGTCGAGCGCCTCCAGGAGGCCTTCCCGCTCCGGGCCGACGAAGCCCATCGCGAGCAGCACCAGCTGCGCGGGCAGTTCCTTCTCGGTGCCTTCGACCGGGACGAACTTGCCACCCTCATTGTGTACTTGGATGAGTTTCAAGGCTCGCACCCGGCCGTCGGCGTCGGCGGCGAACTCCTGGGTGTTGACCGAGTACAGCCGCTCGCCGCCCTCTTCGTGCGCGGACGAGACGCGGTAGATCATCGGGTACGTCGGCCACGGATGCGCGTCGGCGCGCGAAAGCGGCGGCTTCGGCATGATCTCCAGCTGCGTCACCGACTTCGCGCCCTGGCGGTGCGAGGTCCCGACGCAGTCCGCGCCGGTGTCGCCACCGCCGATGACGACGACGTCGAGGCCCTCGGCGCTGATCGGCGAAACGTCCAGTTCGCCCGCCGCGACGCGGTTCGCGTGCGGCAGGAACTCCATCGCCTGGTAGATGCCCTTGTGCTCGCGGCCGTCGATCGGCAGGTCCCGCCACGCCGTCGCGCCACCGGCGAGGACCACGGCGTCATACGACGACTTCAGTTCCTCGACGGTGAGGTCGACGCCGACGTTCACCGAGGTCCGGAACTCCGTGCCCTCGGCCCGCATCTGGTCGAGGCGGCGGTCGAGGCGGTGCTTCTCCATCTTGAATTCGGGGATGCCGTAGCGCAGCAGCCCGCCGATCTTGTCGGCCCGCTCGAAGACCACGACGGTGTGGCCCGCGCGCGTGAGCTGCTGCGCCGCGGCGAGTCCCGACGGGCCGGACCCGACCACCGCCACCTTCTTGCCGGTCCTGACGACCGGCAATTCAGGCGTGACCCAGCCTTCCTCGAAGGCCCGGTCGATGATCGAGATCTCGACCCGCTTGATGGTGACGGGATCGTCGTTGATCCCGAGCACACACGCCGTCTCGCACGGCGCCGGGCAGAGGGTCCCGGTGAACTCCGGGAAATTGTTGGTCGCGTGCAGCCGCTCGGCCGCCTCGCGCCAATCGTCGCGCCAGGTCAGGGTGTTCCACTCGGGGATGAGGTTCCCGAGCGGACAGCCCTGGTGACAGAACGGGATGCCGCAGTCCATGCAGCGTCCGGCCTGCTTCTGCAGTTTCGTCGTCGCGAAGTCCTCGTACACCTCGCGCCAGTCCATCAGGCGCAGGTCGACGGGACGGCTCTTCGGCGTCTCGCGCGTGGTGGTCAGAAAGCCCTTGGGGTCAGCCATGTGCGGCCTCCATGATCGCCTCGTTCACGTCGCGCCCGTCGCGTTCGGCCTTGGCCTGCGCCGCGAGCACCCGCTTGTAGTCCTTCGGCATGACCTTGCCGAACCGGTCGACGGCGGCGTCCCAGTCGGCGAGCAGCGTACGCGCGACCGCGGATTCCGTTTCGTTGTAGTGCTTTTCGAGCGCCTCGCGCAGGAAGTCCACATCGGATGAATCCAGCGGGTCGATGTCGACCATCTCCGGGTTCGTCCGGTGCGCGGGCAGGTCCAGCACGTAGGCGATACCGCCCGACATCCCGGCCGCGAAGTTGCGGCCCACACCGCCGAGCACGACCACCCTGCCGCCGGTCATGTACTCGCAACCGTGGTCGCCGACGCCCTCGACGACGGCCAGCGCGCCTGAGTTCCGCACGCAGAACCGTTCGCCGACCTTGCCGCGGATGAAGATCTCACCGCTGGTCGCGCCGTAGCCGATCACGTTGCCCGCGATGATGTGCTCTTCGGCGTTGTATCGCGCCACCTCGGGCGGCCGCACGATGAGCCGACCACCGGAGAGGCCCTTGCCGACGTAGTCGTTGCCGTCGCCGTAGAGCCGCAGGGTGATGCCCTTCGGCACGAAGGCGCCGAACGACTGACCCGCTGTCCCGGTGAAGGTGACGTCGATCGTGTTGTCCGGCAGGCCCTCGCCGCCCCACCGCTTGGTGAGCTCGTGGCCGAGCATGGTGCCGACGGTCCGGTTCACGTTGCGCACCGGCAGTTCCAGCCGCACCTTGTCCCCGGCCGACAGCGCGCCCTCGGCCAGCTGGATCAGCGTGTTGTCGAGCGCCTTCTCCAGCCCGTGGTCTTGCATCGTCTGCTGGTGCCGCCGTCCGGCCGGAGCCATGTCGGGCACGTGGAAGATCGGCGACAGGTCCAGCCCGGCGGCCTTCCAGTGGTCGATCGCCTTGCGCTTGTCGAGCATCTCCGCGTGGCCGACGGCCTCGGCGATGGACCGGAAACCCAGCTCCGCCAGGTACTCCCGGACCTCCTGCGCGATGAACTCGAAGAAGTTCACCACGTACTCGGCCTTGCCGCTGAACTTCTCGCGCAGCTTGGGGTTCTGCGTCGCGACGCCGACAGGGCAGGTGTCGAGGTGGCACACGCGCATCATGACGCAGCCCGAGACCACCAGCGGCGCGGTCGCGAAACCGAACTCCTCGGCACCGAGCAGCGCGGCGATGACGACGTCGCGGCCGGTCTTGAGCTGGCCGTCGGTCTGCACGACGATCCGGTCGCGCAAGCGGTTGGCCAGCAACGTCTGCTGAGTCTCCGCGAGCCCGAGTTCCCACGGTCCGCCGGCGTGCTTGATGGACGACAGCGGGGAAGCGCCCGTGCCGCCGTCGTGCCCGGAGATCAGCACGACGTCCGCGTGCGCCTTGGAAACGCCCGCCGCGACCGTGCCGACGCCGACCTCGGACACGAGCTTCACGTGGATGCGCGCGGCCGGGTTGGCGTTCTTGAGGTCGTGGATCAGCTGGGCGAGATCCTCGATCGAGTAGATGTCGTGGTGCGGCGGCGGCGAGATCAGCCCGACGCCCGGCGTGGAGTGCCGCGTCTTCGCGATCCACGGGTACACCTTCGGGCCGGGCAGCTGGCCGCCCTCGCCGGGCTTCGCGCCCTGCGCCATCTTGATCTGGATGTCGTCGGCGTTGACCAGGTACTCGCTCGTGACGCCGAACCGTCCGCTCGCGACCTGCTTGACCGCGCTGCGGCGTTCGGGATCGTAGAGCCTGTCCGGATCCTCGCCGCCCTCACCGGTGTTCGACTTGCCGCCGAGGCGGTTCATCGCGATGGCCAGCGTTTCGTGCATCTCCGCCGAGATCGACCCGTAGGAGATCGCGCCGGTGGCGAACCGCTTGACGATCTCGGAGACCGGTTCGACCTCCTCGATCGGCACCGCGGGCCGCCGGCCGATCTTGAAGTCGAACAGCCCGCGCAGCGTGTACAGCTTCTGCGCCTGGTCGTCGACGGACTTCGTGTACTCCTTGAAGACCTCGTACTTCCCGGCACGGGTGGAGTGCTGCAGCTTGAACACCGTCTGCGGGTTGAACAGATGCGGTTCGCCCTCGCGGCGCCACTGGTAGTCCGCGCCGGTCTCCAGCTCGCGGTGGTTCGCGCGGAACCCGTCGAGCGGGAACGCCCGGCGGTGCCGCTGCTCGACCTCCAGCGCGAGCGTGTCGAAGCCGACCCCGCCGAGCCGGGAAGTGGTGCCGGTGAAGCAGTTCTGGACGACCTCTTCGCCGAGCCCGACGGCCTCGAAGATCTGCGCGCCGGTGTAGGAGGCCACTGTGGACACTCCCATCTTGGACATCGTCTTGCGGACGCCCTTGCCCAGCGCCTTGATCAGGTTCGTGGTGGCCTGTTTGGCGGTGGCACCGGCGATCAGGCCCTGGTCGGCCATCTCTTCGACGGTCGCCATCGCCAGGTACGGGTTCACCGCGGCGACGCCGTAGCCGATCAGCAGCGCGATGTGGTGCACCTCGCGCGCGTCGCCGGCCTCGACGATGAGGCCGACCTGCGTGCGGGTCTTCTCGCGCACCAGGTGGTGGTGCACCGCGCCGGTGAGCAGCAGCGACGGGATACCCGCGTGGTCTTCGTCGATCCCGCGGTCGGAGAGCACGATCAGCCGGGCGCCCTCGGCGATGGCCGCGGACACCTCGGCGCGGATCTCGTCGAGACGCCGCACGAGTGCCTCACCGCCGCCGTGGACGTCGTAGGTCCCCTGCACGGTGACCGACTGGAACTCCGGCAGGTCGCCGTCGTCGTTGACGTGCACCAGCTTCGCGAACTCGTCGTTGTCCAGCACCGGGAACGGCAGCACGATCCGGCGGCACGACGACGCGTCGCCGCTCAGCAGGTTCGGCTCCGCGCCCAGCTGGGTGCCCAACGAGGTGACCAGCTCCTCGCGGATCGCGTCCAGCGGCGGGTTGGTCACCTGGGCGAAGAGCTGGATGAAGTAGTCGAAGAGCAGCCGCGGGCGGCTGGACAGCGAGGCGATGGGGGAGTCGTTGCCCATCGAGCCGATCGGCTCCGCGCCGGTGCGGGCCATCGGTTCGAGCAGGACGTCGAGCTCTTCCTCGGTGTAGCCGAAAGCCTGCTGACGGCGCACGAGCGCGCCGTGCGGCGGGATCTCGCGCTCACGCTCGGGAAGCCCTTCGAGCGGCAGCAGGCCGTCCTCGACCCATTCGTCGTACGGGTGCTCGGTGGCGAGCTGGTTCTTGATCTCCTCGTCTTCGACGATCCGGCCCGCGGCCGTGTCCACGAGGAACATACGGCCCGGCTCCAACCGTCCTTTCCGGACGATGGTGGACTGCTCCAGCTCCAGCACGCCGACCTCGCTGGCGAGGACGACGAGGCCGTCTTCGGTGACCCAGTACCGCGCCGGGCGCAGGCCGTTGCGGTCGAGGACCGCGCCGATCTGGGTGCCGTCGGTGAAGGACACCAGCGCGGGGCCGTCCCACGGCTCCATCAGCGTCGAGTGGAATTCGTAGAACGCGCGGCGCGCGGGATCCATTTCCTGATGGTTCTCCCAGGCCTCCGGGATCATCATCAGCACCGCGTGCGGCAGCGACCGGCCACCGAGGTGGAGCAGCTCCAGCACCTCGTCGAAGGACGCCGAGTCGCTCGCGCCGCGCGTGATGACGGGGTAGATCCGCTTGAGGTCACCGGGGATCAGATCGGATTCGAGCAGCGCCTCACGCGCGTCCATCCAGTTCCGGTTGCCGCGCAGGGTGTTGATCTCGCCGTTGTGGGCGACGTACCGGTACGGATGCGCCAGCGGCCACGACGGGAAGGTGTTGGTGGAGAAGCGGGAGTGCACCAGGCCGATGGCGCTGGTGACGCGCTCGTCGGTGAGGTCGGCGAAGAACTTCTCGACCTGCGGCTCGGTGAGCATTCCTTTGTAGACGATCGTCCGCGAGGACAGGCTCGGGAAGTAGACGTCGTCCTCGACGAGCTCGTGCTCGGCGCGTTTGCGCACCACGAACGCGGCGCGTTCCAGGGCCAGCCCGGACAGGGCCTCTCGCCCGCCTGCCAGGAACAGCTGGCTGAAATGCGGCATGGTCTCGGCCGCGCCGGTTCCGACGTGTTCCGTGTGGACGGGAAGGTCGCGCCAGCCGAGCACGCGCAAGCCTTCTTCGGCGGCGACGCGCTCGATGGTGGTCATCGCCAGGCCACGCGGTTTTTCGTCCTGGGGCAGGAAAGCCGTCCCGACGGCGTACGCGCCGGGCTCGGGCAGCTCGAAATCGACGACGGCGCGATAGAACTCGTCGGGGACCTGGATCAGGATCCCGGCGCCGTCGCCGGTCTCCGGGTCGGCGCCGCGGGCCCCGCGATGCTCGAGGTTCCGCAGCGCGATCAGCGCTTTGGCGACGATGCCGTGATCGCGTTTACCGGAGAGGTCCGCGACGAAGGCGACACCGCAGGCGTCGTGTTCGAACTCCGGGTCGTACAGGCCTTCGGGGGCCTTGCTGCCCTTGTTGCTGGCATGGTGGGTCACGGCTGGCCGCCTCCCAAGGCGTCGGCGCGACCGGTAACACTCCGTTCGAGTGGTTCGAAAGCGAACCTGCTAACGAAGTGGTCCGGGACCGCGATGGTCAGTCGAGAGGGAACGATCCCGCCCGCGAAACGGGGGCAGGCCTCGTAGAGCCGCACTGCACTGGGCGGCCGATGCGCTTGTCTGTCTCATGTGTACTGCCGCGCGCCGGGTGCCGCCAGACCGTTGTGGTGGATGGCAGGCGGGGCGCACGTGTTACTCCCGGGTTCGCCGGTCTTATGACGATAGTGTGAAATCGCTGTTATCGACATACGTCGGTTGGTCGGGGTGGGAAATGCCACGTCGGCGTTGACTTCAAACATCATCTGCCCACTGGCTGGAACGACGTGTCCACTGAGTGGGGCATCAGCGCGCTGACCTGCGTAAACGATCGCCTTCGTCACTCGATAGTGTGACCTGGATCGCGCATTGGAGTGGGTTTCGCCGGGGTTGCGGTGACCTGGGGTGACCGTCGAATCGCCCGAACGGCAGAGTGACCCGCCCGGTTTGAGAGGCTTGGCCGATGGCGGATCGTTATCTCACCGTGGCGGGCACCGGGGTCCACGAGATCGAAATCCGGCGCTCACGCTTCCTCTGCGCGCTCGCGCCGGTCACTTCGGAAGAG contains these protein-coding regions:
- a CDS encoding Dyp-type peroxidase: MTIDLSVPLEWKTATGEAAKMLDELQPNILKAHARDHFSALFLRFSEAASAKTFLAALVPLMKSAKAHLTEVERFKDEGVKGSPYVGTGLTAAGYRFLKIDAPQDDSFLRGMRAQETREKLSDPPRSTFDSGYHDEIHAVVIVADAADAPMTARRNDVLSLIPSTISVVAEETGLGRVNTHGEGIEHFGYVDGRSQPLFLIEDIRAEKAGTDGITTWDPSAPLDQVLVPDHSAPDPTVHFGSYFVFRKLEQNVRRFKQAEEALADQLGLIGEDRERAGAMIVGRFEDGTPLTAQRQDGVESPVPNNFDYASDAVGAKCPFQAHIRKTNPRGSGGAEPAPQERLHLMARRGVPYGERADDPNADLPPSARPSGGVGLLFMAFNSVLGNQFEFTQAVWANNPSFPVPPDGFKPPGLDPVIGQGPRPESVYTKEWAGTRTVTADPFPQAVALKGGDYFFMPSLAFLRGLGGKG
- a CDS encoding glutamate synthase subunit beta: MADPKGFLTTTRETPKSRPVDLRLMDWREVYEDFATTKLQKQAGRCMDCGIPFCHQGCPLGNLIPEWNTLTWRDDWREAAERLHATNNFPEFTGTLCPAPCETACVLGINDDPVTIKRVEISIIDRAFEEGWVTPELPVVRTGKKVAVVGSGPSGLAAAQQLTRAGHTVVVFERADKIGGLLRYGIPEFKMEKHRLDRRLDQMRAEGTEFRTSVNVGVDLTVEELKSSYDAVVLAGGATAWRDLPIDGREHKGIYQAMEFLPHANRVAAGELDVSPISAEGLDVVVIGGGDTGADCVGTSHRQGAKSVTQLEIMPKPPLSRADAHPWPTYPMIYRVSSAHEEGGERLYSVNTQEFAADADGRVRALKLIQVHNEGGKFVPVEGTEKELPAQLVLLAMGFVGPEREGLLEALDVELDQRGNVARDKAFKTSVDNVFVAGDMGRGQSLIVWAIAEGRSAAAGVDAFLTGRDVLPAPIAPTDRPLT
- the gltB gene encoding glutamate synthase large subunit, translating into MTHHASNKGSKAPEGLYDPEFEHDACGVAFVADLSGKRDHGIVAKALIALRNLEHRGARGADPETGDGAGILIQVPDEFYRAVVDFELPEPGAYAVGTAFLPQDEKPRGLAMTTIERVAAEEGLRVLGWRDLPVHTEHVGTGAAETMPHFSQLFLAGGREALSGLALERAAFVVRKRAEHELVEDDVYFPSLSSRTIVYKGMLTEPQVEKFFADLTDERVTSAIGLVHSRFSTNTFPSWPLAHPYRYVAHNGEINTLRGNRNWMDAREALLESDLIPGDLKRIYPVITRGASDSASFDEVLELLHLGGRSLPHAVLMMIPEAWENHQEMDPARRAFYEFHSTLMEPWDGPALVSFTDGTQIGAVLDRNGLRPARYWVTEDGLVVLASEVGVLELEQSTIVRKGRLEPGRMFLVDTAAGRIVEDEEIKNQLATEHPYDEWVEDGLLPLEGLPEREREIPPHGALVRRQQAFGYTEEELDVLLEPMARTGAEPIGSMGNDSPIASLSSRPRLLFDYFIQLFAQVTNPPLDAIREELVTSLGTQLGAEPNLLSGDASSCRRIVLPFPVLDNDEFAKLVHVNDDGDLPEFQSVTVQGTYDVHGGGEALVRRLDEIRAEVSAAIAEGARLIVLSDRGIDEDHAGIPSLLLTGAVHHHLVREKTRTQVGLIVEAGDAREVHHIALLIGYGVAAVNPYLAMATVEEMADQGLIAGATAKQATTNLIKALGKGVRKTMSKMGVSTVASYTGAQIFEAVGLGEEVVQNCFTGTTSRLGGVGFDTLALEVEQRHRRAFPLDGFRANHRELETGADYQWRREGEPHLFNPQTVFKLQHSTRAGKYEVFKEYTKSVDDQAQKLYTLRGLFDFKIGRRPAVPIEEVEPVSEIVKRFATGAISYGSISAEMHETLAIAMNRLGGKSNTGEGGEDPDRLYDPERRSAVKQVASGRFGVTSEYLVNADDIQIKMAQGAKPGEGGQLPGPKVYPWIAKTRHSTPGVGLISPPPHHDIYSIEDLAQLIHDLKNANPAARIHVKLVSEVGVGTVAAGVSKAHADVVLISGHDGGTGASPLSSIKHAGGPWELGLAETQQTLLANRLRDRIVVQTDGQLKTGRDVVIAALLGAEEFGFATAPLVVSGCVMMRVCHLDTCPVGVATQNPKLREKFSGKAEYVVNFFEFIAQEVREYLAELGFRSIAEAVGHAEMLDKRKAIDHWKAAGLDLSPIFHVPDMAPAGRRHQQTMQDHGLEKALDNTLIQLAEGALSAGDKVRLELPVRNVNRTVGTMLGHELTKRWGGEGLPDNTIDVTFTGTAGQSFGAFVPKGITLRLYGDGNDYVGKGLSGGRLIVRPPEVARYNAEEHIIAGNVIGYGATSGEIFIRGKVGERFCVRNSGALAVVEGVGDHGCEYMTGGRVVVLGGVGRNFAAGMSGGIAYVLDLPAHRTNPEMVDIDPLDSSDVDFLREALEKHYNETESAVARTLLADWDAAVDRFGKVMPKDYKRVLAAQAKAERDGRDVNEAIMEAAHG